One genomic segment of Amycolatopsis granulosa includes these proteins:
- the rplJ gene encoding 50S ribosomal protein L10: protein MAKPDKVAAVAEIADHFRNSSATVVTQYNGLSVSQLSQLRRALGTSAKYRVAKNTLVQRAAEEAGVEGLQDLFVGPTAIAFVQGEPVDAAKALKNFAKDNAALVIKGGYMDGRPLSVDEVNQIADLDSREVLLAKAAGAFKAKLSQAAALFQAPASQVARLAQALADKQQGDEAPAES from the coding sequence ATGGCGAAGCCGGACAAGGTGGCGGCCGTCGCCGAGATCGCGGACCACTTCCGCAACAGCTCGGCCACCGTCGTCACGCAGTACAACGGCCTCTCCGTGTCCCAGCTGTCCCAGCTGCGCCGCGCTCTCGGCACCAGTGCCAAGTACCGGGTCGCGAAGAACACCCTCGTGCAGCGGGCCGCGGAAGAGGCCGGCGTCGAGGGTCTTCAGGACCTCTTCGTCGGCCCGACCGCGATCGCCTTCGTGCAGGGTGAGCCGGTCGACGCCGCCAAGGCCCTGAAGAACTTCGCCAAGGACAACGCCGCCCTGGTCATCAAGGGTGGCTACATGGACGGCCGCCCGCTGTCCGTCGACGAGGTCAACCAGATCGCCGACCTCGACAGCCGCGAGGTTCTCCTCGCCAAGGCGGCCGGCGCGTTCAAGGCCAAGCTGTCCCAGGCCGCGGCGCTGTTCCAGGCCCCGGCGTCCCAGGTCGCCCGCCTCGCGCAGGCCCTGGCCGACAAGCAGCAGGGCGACGAGGCACCCGCCGAGAGCTGA
- the nusG gene encoding transcription termination/antitermination protein NusG — MTSENGVAAGDEYDEPVEAATVAEDEAAQSDVARSDQDADGAVAELDAEPAEAAGEDEPAAEAAPAEDDDLDPVEKLRKELRSLPGDWYVVHSYAGYENKVKNNLETRTQTLDVEDYIFQIEVPTKEVTQIKNGQRKIVQEKVLPGYILVRMELNDASWSAVRNTPGVTGFVGATSKPSPLTVEEVVKFLAPEVEKPAPAKARGEAASDAAALGAPAVEVDFEVGESVTVMDGPFETLPATISEVNADAQKLKVLVSIFGRETPVELSFNQVSKI; from the coding sequence GTGACCTCCGAGAACGGCGTCGCAGCCGGCGACGAGTACGACGAGCCGGTCGAGGCGGCCACCGTGGCCGAGGACGAGGCCGCCCAGTCTGACGTCGCGCGGTCCGACCAGGACGCCGACGGCGCGGTCGCCGAACTCGACGCCGAGCCGGCCGAGGCCGCCGGTGAGGACGAGCCCGCCGCCGAGGCCGCTCCGGCCGAGGACGACGACCTGGACCCGGTCGAGAAGCTCCGCAAGGAGCTGCGCTCGCTGCCGGGCGACTGGTACGTCGTGCACTCCTACGCCGGGTACGAGAACAAGGTCAAGAACAACCTCGAGACCCGCACCCAGACGCTGGACGTCGAGGACTACATCTTCCAGATCGAGGTGCCCACCAAAGAGGTCACCCAGATCAAGAACGGTCAGCGCAAGATCGTCCAGGAGAAGGTGCTGCCGGGCTACATCCTGGTCCGGATGGAGCTCAACGACGCCTCCTGGAGCGCGGTCCGCAACACGCCCGGTGTCACCGGCTTCGTGGGCGCGACCTCGAAGCCCTCGCCGCTGACCGTCGAAGAAGTGGTGAAGTTCCTCGCCCCCGAGGTCGAGAAGCCCGCCCCGGCGAAGGCCAGGGGTGAAGCCGCGTCGGACGCGGCCGCTCTGGGCGCGCCCGCGGTCGAGGTCGACTTCGAGGTCGGCGAGTCGGTCACGGTCATGGACGGCCCGTTCGAGACGTTGCCCGCGACGATCAGCGAGGTCAACGCGGACGCGCAGAAGTTGAAGGTCCTGGTGTCGATCTTCGGCCGCGAGACGCCGGTCGAGCTGTCGTTCAACCAGGTCTCCAAGATCTGA
- the secE gene encoding preprotein translocase subunit SecE, with protein MVVSDNDAGGKGQEQEPKRAARPVTAAARRERRASARPAGKAAKDGDKARPSGKASVSAAPSADGKAKAGEVKKGRATPKRTRTEKKPSLFARLVRFIREVWAELRKVIWPTRKQMITYTTVVLVFVAFMVALVSLLDFVFRKGVFWLFG; from the coding sequence GTGGTCGTGAGCGACAACGACGCCGGCGGCAAGGGCCAGGAGCAGGAGCCCAAGCGGGCTGCGCGTCCGGTCACGGCCGCGGCGCGGCGCGAACGCCGTGCCTCCGCGCGCCCTGCCGGCAAGGCCGCCAAGGACGGCGACAAGGCGCGCCCCTCGGGCAAGGCTTCGGTCAGCGCCGCCCCGTCGGCCGACGGCAAGGCCAAGGCCGGCGAGGTCAAGAAGGGCCGGGCGACGCCGAAGCGGACCCGCACGGAGAAGAAGCCGTCGCTGTTCGCCAGGCTGGTGCGGTTCATCCGCGAGGTGTGGGCCGAGCTGCGCAAGGTCATCTGGCCGACGCGCAAGCAGATGATCACCTACACCACCGTGGTGCTGGTCTTCGTGGCCTTCATGGTCGCGCTGGTCTCGTTGCTGGACTTCGTGTTCCGCAAGGGCGTGTTCTGGCTGTTCGGCTGA
- a CDS encoding MCE family protein: MVTLRRRLLGLLLIAVLVGGVTLSIAMYDNAFTPTVEVKLQAGEVGNQLLPQSDVKVRGLIVGSVKSIEAGAEGATLTLALDPGSAKLIPENVSARFLPKTLFGERYVSLEIPDRPSARTLAPGDVIPEDRTQDAVQLAKALDDLLPVLQAVQPEKLSTTLTAISTALQGRGETLGKTLSELGTYLGDLNPHLPQLQQNLRELAKFSDNLSTAAPDLVQTLDNLTTTTRTVFDEQQNLQALYGNVTAASQTLESFVRANASNLISLAENSRPTAELLARYAPEYPCLFGSMAQLVPLVDQALGKGTSQPGLHATIEIVTNRGPYQPGRDEPRFADKRGPRCYDVKDFPQPFPQYPPEGPIKDGAQPTPGSRAASDGLVPANTIANAGGYNGGGAAGGNPANSRAELDFLSQLVGPQVGVDPADMPGWSSLLVGPLYRGAEVTVK, translated from the coding sequence ATGGTGACCTTGCGCCGCAGGCTGCTGGGCCTGCTCCTGATCGCCGTGCTGGTGGGCGGGGTGACCCTGTCCATCGCGATGTACGACAACGCCTTCACGCCGACGGTCGAGGTGAAGCTGCAGGCCGGTGAGGTCGGCAACCAGCTGCTGCCGCAGTCCGACGTCAAGGTGCGCGGACTCATCGTCGGTTCGGTGAAGTCGATCGAGGCGGGCGCCGAGGGCGCCACGCTCACCCTCGCGCTGGACCCGGGGTCGGCGAAGCTGATCCCGGAGAACGTCAGCGCCCGCTTCCTGCCGAAGACGCTGTTCGGCGAGCGGTACGTGTCGCTGGAGATCCCGGACCGGCCCTCGGCCAGGACGCTGGCCCCCGGTGACGTGATCCCGGAGGACCGCACCCAGGACGCGGTTCAGCTGGCGAAGGCGCTGGACGACCTGCTGCCGGTCCTGCAGGCCGTGCAGCCGGAGAAGCTGTCCACCACCCTGACCGCGATCTCCACCGCGCTGCAGGGCCGCGGCGAGACGCTCGGGAAGACGCTGTCGGAGCTGGGCACCTACCTGGGTGACCTGAACCCGCACCTGCCGCAGTTGCAGCAGAACCTGCGCGAGCTGGCGAAGTTCTCCGACAACCTCAGCACCGCGGCCCCGGACCTGGTGCAGACACTGGACAACCTGACCACCACGACCCGGACGGTCTTCGACGAGCAGCAGAACCTGCAGGCCCTCTACGGCAACGTGACGGCCGCGTCGCAGACCCTGGAATCGTTCGTGCGCGCCAACGCGAGCAACCTGATCAGCCTGGCCGAGAACTCGCGCCCGACCGCCGAGCTGCTGGCCCGGTACGCACCGGAGTACCCGTGCCTGTTCGGGTCGATGGCCCAGCTGGTGCCGCTGGTGGACCAGGCGCTCGGCAAGGGCACCAGCCAGCCCGGCCTGCACGCGACCATCGAGATCGTCACCAACCGCGGGCCCTACCAGCCGGGCCGCGACGAGCCGCGCTTCGCGGACAAGCGCGGTCCGCGCTGCTATGACGTCAAGGACTTCCCGCAGCCGTTCCCGCAGTACCCGCCGGAGGGGCCGATCAAGGACGGCGCCCAGCCGACACCCGGCTCGCGCGCCGCCAGTGACGGTCTCGTGCCGGCCAACACCATCGCGAACGCCGGCGGCTACAACGGTGGCGGCGCGGCGGGCGGCAACCCGGCCAACAGCCGCGCGGAGCTGGACTTCCTGTCCCAGCTCGTCGGCCCGCAGGTCGGCGTCGACCCCGCGGACATGCCCGGCTGGTCGAGCCTGCTCGTCGGGCCGCTGTACCGGGGCGCGGAGGTGACGGTCAAGTGA
- a CDS encoding pyridoxal phosphate-dependent aminotransferase: MSAPATVTASSRISARIAGITPSATLAVDAKAKELKAQGRPVIGFGAGQPDFPTPDYVVEAAAKAVHDRSNHGYTAAGGLPELKEAIAAKTLRDSGFAIEPSQVLVTNGGKQAVYSAFATLCDPGDEVLLLAPYWTTYPESIKLAGGVPVQVTADESTGYRVTVEQLEAARTDRTKVLLFNSPSNPTGAVYTREQIEAIGKWAYEHGIWVITDEIYEHLVYDGAENHSMPVVVPELADQTLILNGVAKTYSMTGWRVGWIAGPKDVVKAATSYQSHLCGNVSNVAQRAALAAVAGPLDVVAEMRAAFDARRKKIVSLLSAIPGVTCPTPEGAFYVYPSFKDLLGKEIRGEKPSDTLELADLILREADVAAVPGEAFGTPGYFRFSYALAESDLVEGVQRLGALLSEAK; encoded by the coding sequence ATGAGCGCACCTGCAACCGTCACTGCCAGCTCCCGCATCTCGGCCCGCATCGCCGGCATCACGCCGTCGGCCACCCTCGCCGTGGACGCGAAGGCGAAGGAGCTGAAGGCGCAGGGCCGCCCGGTGATCGGCTTCGGTGCGGGGCAGCCGGACTTCCCCACCCCCGACTACGTCGTCGAGGCCGCCGCGAAGGCCGTGCACGACCGGTCCAACCACGGTTACACCGCGGCCGGCGGCCTGCCCGAGCTCAAGGAGGCCATCGCGGCGAAGACCCTCCGCGACTCCGGCTTCGCGATCGAGCCCAGCCAGGTCCTGGTCACCAACGGTGGCAAGCAGGCCGTCTATTCCGCGTTCGCGACGCTGTGCGACCCGGGCGACGAGGTTCTGCTGCTCGCGCCGTACTGGACCACCTACCCGGAGTCGATCAAGCTCGCGGGCGGGGTGCCGGTGCAGGTCACGGCCGACGAGTCGACCGGCTACCGGGTCACCGTCGAGCAGCTCGAGGCGGCGCGCACCGACCGCACGAAGGTGCTGCTGTTCAACTCGCCGTCCAACCCGACCGGCGCGGTCTACACCCGGGAGCAGATCGAGGCCATCGGCAAGTGGGCCTACGAGCACGGCATCTGGGTGATCACCGACGAGATCTACGAGCACCTGGTCTACGACGGTGCCGAGAACCACTCGATGCCGGTCGTGGTGCCCGAGCTGGCCGACCAGACGCTGATCCTCAACGGGGTCGCCAAGACCTACTCGATGACCGGCTGGCGGGTCGGCTGGATCGCCGGCCCGAAGGACGTGGTCAAGGCCGCGACGAGCTACCAGTCGCACCTGTGCGGCAACGTGTCGAACGTCGCGCAGCGGGCCGCGCTGGCCGCCGTCGCGGGGCCGCTGGACGTGGTCGCCGAGATGCGTGCCGCGTTCGACGCGCGCCGCAAGAAGATCGTCTCGCTGCTGTCCGCCATCCCCGGGGTGACCTGCCCGACGCCGGAGGGCGCGTTCTACGTGTACCCGTCGTTCAAGGACCTCCTGGGCAAGGAGATCCGCGGTGAGAAGCCGTCCGACACGCTGGAGCTGGCCGACCTGATCTTGCGGGAGGCCGACGTGGCCGCGGTGCCGGGCGAAGCGTTCGGGACCCCGGGCTACTTCCGGTTCTCCTACGCCCTGGCCGAGTCCGACCTCGTGGAGGGCGTGCAGCGGCTCGGTGCCCTGCTGTCCGAGGCCAAGTAA
- the rplL gene encoding 50S ribosomal protein L7/L12, producing MAKLSTDELLDAFKELTLLELSDFVKKFEETFDVTAAAPVAAVAAAPGAGAAGAPAEEEKDEFDVILEGAGDKKIQVIKVVREVVSGLGLKEAKELVEGAPKPLLEKVDKDAANAAKEKLEAAGAKVSVK from the coding sequence ATGGCGAAGCTGAGCACCGATGAACTGCTCGACGCGTTCAAGGAGCTGACCCTGCTGGAGCTCTCGGACTTCGTGAAGAAGTTCGAGGAGACCTTCGACGTCACCGCTGCCGCCCCCGTCGCCGCCGTCGCGGCCGCCCCGGGTGCCGGTGCCGCGGGCGCCCCGGCCGAGGAGGAGAAGGACGAGTTCGACGTCATCCTCGAGGGTGCCGGCGACAAGAAGATCCAGGTCATCAAGGTCGTCCGCGAGGTCGTCTCCGGTCTGGGCCTGAAGGAGGCCAAGGAGCTCGTCGAGGGCGCCCCGAAGCCGCTCCTGGAGAAGGTCGACAAGGACGCCGCCAACGCGGCCAAGGAGAAGCTCGAGGCTGCCGGCGCCAAGGTCAGCGTCAAGTAG
- a CDS encoding MlaE family ABC transporter permease, with protein sequence MASIGQTAKRIVHRPLEVLDTLGDQMSFYIRALAWTPRTIRRYTKEVLRLLAEVSFGSGSLAVIGGTVGVMIGLTLFTGVLVGLQGYSALNSIGTSAFTGFLTAFFNTREIAPLVAGLALSATVGAGFTAQLGAMRISEEIDALEVMGVPSLPYLVTTRIIAGFVAVIPLYVIGLLSSYLASRLVVVYIYGQSAGTYDHYFNLFLPPQDVFYSFIKVLIFSVVIILTHCYFGYRASGGPAGVGVAVGRAVRLSIVTVAIINFFIGFALWGTSVTVRIAG encoded by the coding sequence ATGGCGAGCATCGGTCAGACGGCGAAGCGGATCGTCCACCGTCCGCTGGAGGTCCTGGACACCCTGGGCGACCAGATGTCGTTCTACATCCGGGCGCTGGCGTGGACACCGCGCACGATCCGCCGCTACACCAAGGAGGTGCTGCGGCTGCTGGCGGAGGTGAGCTTCGGCTCCGGTTCGCTGGCGGTCATCGGCGGCACGGTCGGCGTGATGATCGGCCTGACCCTGTTCACCGGTGTGCTGGTCGGCCTGCAGGGCTACTCGGCCCTGAACTCGATCGGCACCTCGGCGTTCACCGGGTTCCTCACCGCGTTCTTCAACACCCGCGAGATCGCGCCGCTGGTCGCGGGGCTCGCGCTGTCGGCGACCGTCGGCGCCGGGTTCACCGCTCAGCTGGGCGCGATGCGGATCTCCGAGGAGATCGACGCGCTCGAGGTGATGGGCGTGCCGAGCCTGCCCTACCTGGTGACCACGCGGATCATCGCCGGGTTCGTCGCGGTCATCCCGCTGTACGTGATCGGCCTGCTGTCGTCGTACCTGGCGTCGCGGCTGGTGGTCGTCTACATCTACGGGCAGTCGGCCGGGACCTACGACCACTACTTCAACCTGTTCCTGCCACCGCAGGACGTCTTCTACTCGTTCATCAAGGTGCTGATATTCAGCGTCGTGATCATCCTGACCCACTGCTACTTCGGGTACCGCGCCTCGGGCGGCCCGGCCGGCGTGGGTGTGGCGGTGGGCCGCGCGGTGCGGCTGAGCATCGTCACGGTCGCCATCATCAACTTCTTCATCGGGTTCGCCCTCTGGGGGACCTCGGTGACGGTCCGGATCGCAGGGTGA
- a CDS encoding MlaE family ABC transporter permease: protein MSSTANSAKVPGLGMLRETGKLFALGLDIIRGFFQRPFQLREFIQQSWFIASVTILPTALVAIPFGAVISLQFGSLARQLGAQSYTGAGSVLATVQQAAPLVTALLVAGAGGSAICADIGARTIREEIDAMEVLGVSAVQRLIVPRVLASMLVALLLNGMVSVIGVLGGYFFNVVLQGGTPGAYLASFSALAQLPDLWVGEIKALIFGFIAAVVAAYRGLNPAGGPKGVGDAVNQSVVITFLMLFVVNFVITLIYLQIVPGKLS from the coding sequence ATGAGCTCGACGGCCAACTCGGCCAAGGTTCCCGGCCTCGGGATGCTGCGTGAAACCGGGAAGTTGTTCGCCCTCGGGCTGGACATCATCCGCGGGTTCTTCCAGCGGCCGTTCCAGTTGCGGGAGTTCATCCAGCAGTCGTGGTTCATCGCGAGCGTCACGATCCTGCCGACGGCCTTGGTCGCGATCCCGTTCGGCGCGGTCATCTCGTTGCAGTTCGGTTCGCTCGCGCGCCAGCTCGGCGCGCAGTCCTACACCGGCGCCGGCAGCGTGCTCGCCACCGTGCAGCAGGCCGCGCCGCTGGTGACGGCGCTGCTCGTCGCGGGCGCCGGCGGCAGCGCGATCTGCGCGGACATCGGCGCGCGGACGATCCGCGAGGAGATCGACGCGATGGAGGTGCTCGGCGTCTCCGCGGTGCAGCGGCTGATCGTGCCGCGCGTGCTCGCGTCGATGCTCGTCGCGCTGCTGCTCAACGGCATGGTCAGCGTCATCGGCGTGCTCGGCGGCTACTTCTTCAACGTCGTGCTCCAGGGTGGCACCCCGGGTGCCTACCTGGCGAGCTTCTCGGCCCTGGCGCAGCTGCCGGACCTGTGGGTCGGCGAGATCAAGGCGCTGATCTTCGGCTTCATCGCCGCCGTGGTCGCCGCCTACCGCGGGCTGAACCCCGCCGGCGGCCCGAAGGGCGTGGGTGACGCGGTGAACCAGTCCGTCGTCATCACGTTCCTCATGCTGTTCGTCGTGAACTTCGTGATCACGCTCATCTACCTGCAGATCGTCCCCGGAAAGCTGAGCTGA
- the rplA gene encoding 50S ribosomal protein L1, which translates to MAKRSKAYRQTADQVDRTRLYAPLEAVKLAKELAKSKMDETVEVAMRLGVDPRKADQMVRGTVNLPHGTGKTVRVIAFAVGDKAAQAEAAGADAVGSDDLIERIQGGWLDFDAAVATPDQMAKVGRIARILGPRGLMPNPKSGTVTPDVAKAVTEIKGGKIDFRVDKQANLHLVIGKASFDAEKLVENYAAALDEILRAKPSAAKGRYLKKVVVSTTMGRGIPVDPARTRNLLAEEATV; encoded by the coding sequence ATGGCAAAGCGCAGCAAGGCTTACCGCCAGACCGCTGACCAGGTCGACCGCACGCGGCTGTACGCGCCGCTGGAGGCCGTCAAGCTGGCGAAGGAGCTCGCCAAGTCCAAGATGGACGAGACGGTCGAGGTCGCGATGCGTCTCGGCGTCGACCCCCGTAAGGCCGACCAGATGGTCCGCGGCACCGTGAACCTGCCGCACGGTACCGGTAAGACCGTCCGCGTCATCGCGTTCGCGGTCGGCGACAAGGCCGCGCAGGCCGAGGCCGCCGGCGCGGACGCCGTCGGCAGCGACGACCTGATCGAGCGAATCCAGGGTGGCTGGCTCGACTTCGACGCCGCTGTCGCGACGCCCGACCAGATGGCGAAGGTCGGGCGGATCGCCCGCATCCTGGGCCCGCGTGGCCTGATGCCCAACCCGAAGAGCGGCACCGTGACGCCCGACGTGGCGAAGGCGGTCACCGAGATCAAGGGCGGCAAGATCGACTTCCGGGTCGACAAGCAGGCCAACCTGCACCTGGTGATCGGCAAGGCCTCGTTCGACGCCGAGAAGCTGGTGGAGAACTACGCGGCTGCCCTGGACGAGATCCTCCGGGCGAAGCCGTCCGCCGCGAAGGGCCGCTACCTCAAGAAGGTCGTCGTCTCGACCACCATGGGCCGCGGCATCCCGGTCGACCCGGCCCGGACGCGCAACCTCCTCGCCGAGGAAGCGACCGTCTAA
- a CDS encoding MCE family protein, whose translation MRGLLAPLIKLTIFIVITVLFTAILGISIANINTQNTTGYSARFTDATLVLPGDDVRIAGVKVGQVTDVKIVDRRQAQIDFQVDSGRSLPAGVTVQIKYRNLVGQRYLSLAQGTGADKGTLKPGSTIPLEHTRPALDLDELFNGFKPLFRALNPEDVNKLSYELIQVLQGEGGTIDSLLAHTASLTTTIAQKDQVIGQVVTNLNTVLDAVNAHTPQLTDLIDKLQRLTTGLAQDRGAIGDAIEALGGLANTTAGFVQQARDPLKNDISALGGLARNLDDSEPLVEHFIQFLPQKVTTLTRTADYGSWFNFYLCSASGSVSLPPLINQEINIPILPQTRDRCGS comes from the coding sequence GTGAGGGGACTGCTCGCGCCGCTGATCAAGCTGACGATCTTCATCGTGATCACGGTGCTGTTCACGGCGATCCTCGGCATCAGCATCGCCAACATCAACACGCAGAACACCACCGGCTACAGCGCGCGCTTCACCGACGCGACCCTCGTGCTGCCCGGTGACGACGTGCGGATCGCCGGGGTGAAGGTCGGCCAGGTCACCGACGTCAAGATCGTCGACCGCCGGCAGGCCCAGATCGATTTCCAGGTCGACTCCGGGCGCAGCCTGCCCGCCGGGGTCACCGTGCAGATCAAGTACCGCAACCTGGTGGGCCAGCGGTACCTCTCGCTCGCGCAGGGCACCGGTGCCGACAAGGGCACGCTCAAGCCGGGCAGCACGATCCCGCTGGAGCACACGCGCCCGGCGCTGGACCTCGACGAGCTGTTCAACGGGTTCAAGCCGCTGTTCCGCGCGCTGAACCCGGAGGACGTCAACAAGCTGTCCTACGAGCTGATCCAGGTGCTGCAGGGCGAGGGCGGCACGATCGACAGCCTGCTCGCCCACACCGCGTCGCTGACCACCACGATCGCCCAGAAGGACCAGGTGATCGGCCAGGTGGTGACCAACCTGAACACGGTGCTCGACGCGGTCAACGCGCACACGCCGCAGCTGACCGACCTGATCGACAAGCTGCAGCGGCTGACCACCGGTCTGGCGCAGGACCGCGGTGCGATCGGTGACGCGATCGAAGCGCTGGGCGGGCTGGCGAACACCACGGCGGGTTTCGTGCAGCAGGCGCGGGACCCGCTGAAGAACGACATCTCGGCGCTGGGCGGGCTCGCCCGGAACCTCGACGACAGCGAGCCGCTGGTGGAGCACTTCATCCAGTTCCTGCCGCAGAAGGTCACCACGCTCACGCGCACGGCCGACTACGGCTCCTGGTTCAACTTCTACCTCTGCTCGGCCTCCGGGAGCGTGTCGCTGCCACCGCTGATCAACCAGGAGATCAACATCCCGATCCTGCCGCAGACCAGGGACCGGTGCGGATCATGA
- the rplK gene encoding 50S ribosomal protein L11: MPPKKKKLAAIIKLQIQAGAANPAPPVGPALGQHGVNIMEFCKAYNAATESQRGNVVPVEISVYEDRSFDFKLKTPPAARLLLKAAGIDKGSAEPHKTKVAKVTWDQVREIAETKKSDLNANDIDQAAKIIAGTARSMGITVE; the protein is encoded by the coding sequence ATGCCACCCAAGAAGAAGAAGCTTGCAGCGATCATCAAGCTGCAGATTCAGGCGGGTGCCGCGAACCCGGCTCCGCCGGTCGGCCCCGCGCTGGGTCAGCACGGCGTCAACATCATGGAGTTCTGCAAGGCCTACAACGCCGCGACCGAGTCGCAGCGCGGCAACGTGGTGCCGGTCGAGATCTCCGTGTACGAAGACCGGTCGTTCGACTTCAAGCTGAAGACGCCGCCGGCCGCGAGGCTGCTGCTGAAGGCCGCGGGTATCGACAAGGGCTCGGCGGAGCCGCACAAGACCAAGGTCGCGAAGGTGACCTGGGACCAGGTGCGGGAGATCGCCGAGACCAAGAAGTCGGACCTCAACGCCAACGACATCGACCAGGCAGCCAAGATCATTGCCGGCACCGCCCGGTCGATGGGCATCACGGTCGAGTAA
- a CDS encoding ABC transporter ATP-binding protein, which produces MGAEVVIEGLTKSFGRQTIWRDVTLTLPPGEVSVMLGPSGTGKSVFLKSMIGLLKPDRGKCVINGVDIVRCSEHKLYETRKLFGVLFQDGALFGSMNLYDNVAFPLREHTRKSETEIRRIVLEKLEMTGLAGAEKKLPGEISGGMRKRAGLARALVLDPEIILVDEPDSGLDPVRTTYISQLFIDVNAQIDATFLIVTHNINLARTVPDNLGMLFRKELVMFGPREVLLTSEEPVVKQFLNGRMDGPIGMSEEKDTAQIAAERAMFEAGHHAGGVEDVTGIPAQMQPTPGVPTRQGAIRRKDRVMKILHTLPPAAQEGIIESLTPDEQRHYGVSPRRAVSTGSRHAAATQPMPAHHQGQLPEDDIARLPQSAWPGRSDSTDGSRGPGAGEA; this is translated from the coding sequence ATGGGTGCCGAGGTGGTCATCGAAGGGCTGACCAAGTCCTTCGGGCGGCAGACCATTTGGCGGGACGTGACCCTGACGCTGCCCCCGGGCGAGGTGTCGGTGATGCTGGGCCCGTCGGGCACCGGCAAGTCGGTGTTCCTCAAGTCCATGATCGGGCTGCTCAAGCCGGACCGGGGCAAGTGCGTCATCAACGGCGTCGACATCGTGCGGTGCAGCGAGCACAAGCTCTACGAGACGCGAAAGCTTTTCGGGGTGCTGTTCCAGGACGGCGCGCTGTTCGGGTCGATGAACCTCTACGACAACGTCGCCTTCCCGCTGCGCGAGCACACCAGGAAATCCGAGACCGAGATCCGCCGGATCGTGCTGGAAAAGCTCGAGATGACCGGTCTGGCCGGTGCCGAGAAGAAGCTGCCGGGCGAGATCTCCGGCGGTATGCGCAAGCGCGCCGGGCTCGCCCGCGCGCTCGTCCTGGATCCGGAGATCATCCTGGTCGACGAGCCGGACTCCGGCCTGGACCCGGTGCGCACCACCTACATCTCCCAGCTGTTCATCGACGTCAACGCCCAGATCGACGCGACGTTCCTGATCGTCACGCACAACATCAACCTGGCGCGCACCGTGCCGGACAACCTGGGGATGCTGTTCCGCAAGGAGCTGGTCATGTTCGGGCCCCGCGAGGTGCTGCTGACCAGTGAGGAGCCGGTCGTCAAGCAGTTCCTCAACGGTCGCATGGACGGGCCGATCGGCATGTCCGAGGAGAAGGACACCGCACAGATCGCGGCCGAGCGCGCCATGTTCGAGGCCGGTCACCACGCCGGCGGTGTGGAGGACGTCACCGGCATCCCGGCCCAGATGCAGCCCACCCCGGGCGTGCCGACCCGGCAGGGCGCGATCCGCCGCAAGGACCGGGTCATGAAGATCCTGCACACGCTGCCGCCCGCCGCGCAGGAGGGCATCATCGAGTCCCTCACCCCGGACGAGCAGCGCCACTACGGCGTCAGCCCGCGCCGCGCGGTGTCCACCGGCAGCCGGCACGCGGCGGCCACCCAGCCGATGCCGGCGCACCACCAGGGGCAGCTGCCGGAGGACGACATCGCCCGCCTGCCGCAGTCGGCGTGGCCCGGCAGATCCGACAGCACCGACGGGTCGCGCGGCCCGGGGGCCGGTGAGGCATGA